TTTGACAAGAAAATAAAGAAAACGCGTCAATTTTCTTTTGGTTGTTTCTTTCATTCTTCTTTACCCTTTACAATCAGCACTATTTCACCTTTTATTCTTTCTTGCTTTTCTAATCTTTTTTTTAAAATCTCAATTATTTCGCTAATTTTCCCTCTTAAAACCTCTTCAAATTTTTTGGTTAATTCCCGACACAAAGCAATTTCTCGATCCCCGAAAATTTCTAAAAAGGTATTTAAAGTTCTCATTATTCGATAGGGTGATTCATAAAACACCATCGTTCTTTCTTCGTTTACCAAATTTAAAAGTTTCTTTCTTTTTCTTCCTTCTCTTTTGGGCAAAAATCCTTCAAAGGCAAAACGGTCAGAGGGTAAACCAGAAACAATTAATCCTGCAATCATTGCTGCTGGTCCTGGAATTGGACTTATTTTTATTCCTTCCTTAATTACTTCTCGTACCAAATAATAACCAGGATCAGAAATTACTGGTGTACCGGCATCAGAAACAAAAGCCAAACTTTCTCCCTTTTTTAAAAGCTGAATAATCTCTGGAGTTTTATTAAATTTATTATGTTCATTATAAGAAATTAAAGGTTTTTTAATTTGATAATGATCAAGTAGAATTTTTGTCCGGCGGGTATCTTCACAAACAATGTAGGAGACTTCTTTTAATATTTCTAGAGCTCTTAACGTGATATCTTTTAAATTGCCGATAGGTGTGGCCACCAGATAAAGGATTCCGCTCATTTTTTATTATGAAAAAGCGATTTTAAAATTTCACCGGCAAGATAGAAAGAGCCGGTTATTATTAATAATTTTTTTTCCTTATTAGCTTTTTTGAAAACATAATTAAAAGCTTTTTTAACCGAAGAAAAAGCAGTATGTTTCAATTTGATTTTTTTTGCCAATTCTTTTAATTTATTTAAAGGAGTGGCTCTTTTTGTTTTTGCTTTAGTAAAAACAATCTCTTGTGACACAGGTTTTAAAAATTTCAACATTTTATAACTATCTTTATCTTTTGATACTCCAAAAAGAAAATAATATTTTTTGGAGTTATTTATTTTTGTTAACGTTTCTTTGAGAGATTTAATCGAAATTGGGTTATGAGCGGTATCAATAATGAGAAAGCCGCCATTATAAGAAATATAAGAAATTCTTCCTAAAAGAGGTACGTTATTAATTGCCCGTTTAATAGCGGAATAATTAATCAATTTATGGTTTTTACTTAAAAGGAGAAGGGTAGTAAGTACTAAACCAATATTTTCTTTTTGAAATTCGCCAATTAAATTAGTATGAATAATATCTTCTTTGAAATTATTTTCGAAAGTTTCTTTTAAAAAATTAACAAAAAAAGTTGTGCCTTTAGTGGAAATTTCTAATAAATGAAAGGAGAAATAATCATCGGAATAGAAAATTTTAGAATTTTTTTTATTACACACTTTTTGAAAAACTCTATCAACAGATTTGCGTTGGTGAAAAGTTATTAAAGGTACTTCTGTATGAATAATACCAGCTTTTTCGTAGGCAATTCTCGATAGAGTTTTTCCTAAAATTTCTGTGTGGTCGTAATCAATTCGAGTGATTATGGAAATAATTGGATTTACTACATTAGTAGCATCCAATCGGCCTCCTAAACCTACTTCTAATATCACAAAATCATGAGGTTTTCTTAAAAAGAATAAAAAAGCAATAGCAGTTAAAGATTCAAAAAAAGTTAATTTGTGCATTTTTATCAATTTCTTTAAGTAAAAAGTTAATTCAGTAAATTCTTCTTTTTCAATGGGATGATTTTGAAACTGAATTCTTTCACGTAAACTTATTAAATGAGGAGAAGTGTAAATTCCCACTTTATATCCACATTCTTTTAAACAATTTCCTAATATCGAAGCTGTAGAACCTTTGCCTTTAGTACCAGCAATTAAAATAGGATTTTTTAAAAAGCGATGGGGGTCTCCTATTTCAGAGAGAAAATTTAAAAAACGGATTAATTTAAAATCATTATAATTTGCCTTTTTTCTTTCGTAATTAATTAAACTTGATAAAAAATTAATTGCTTTTTTATACGAATTCATACAATTAAATATAATACATTTTTTTTAGAAAATTTCAATAATACTGCCATCAAGAATTTAATTATTAAAATAAAACAACTACCTTCTAATACCTTATTAAATAAATTTTTAATAAAAATACCTCTTTTGTTTATAAGTGATGAAAAATCAATAATTTATTAATAAAAAATTTAAATAAAAAATCGCTTGACATTTCGTTTAGTTTTATTATATTTTTGGTAATGAATGGTGATAAAATAAATCTTAATGGTGATAAAATAAATCTTAATGGTGAAGAAAGGGGATATAATTTTACTGGTGTTTATTTTCATACTATAGATGAAAAGGGCAGGATTGCAATTCCGTTACCTTTCCGTTTAGCCCTTCCACAAGAATCAAAAGATAGATTATTTATTAGCCCAGGCCTCAGTAAAACAATCTTTTGTTATCCCACCCCTGAATGGAAAAGGTTTCGGAATTGCGTCCTGTCCTTTTTTTCTCATTTTGAAGAAAACGAAAGAAAGATCTTATGGTGGATAAGTCTTAACACTTTTGAAGTCTCTTTGGATAACCAAGGACGAATTCTTATATCGGAAGAACTTAGAAGATGGGCAAATTTATCAAAAATTGCGGTAGTTCTTGGAGCAATTTATTATTTCGTAATTTGTAATGAGGAAAGATACGAGGAAATAAAAAAACATGGAGAAAGTAATTTTGAAGAGTTTATTAAAAAGCTTTATGAAAATGGTAGGATTCGTTGAAGAAAGTTTTCATATTCCAGTGATGCTAAAAGAAGTGATTGATTTTTTCTTTCTCAGTCCCCAAGAGCTGATGGAAAGATATTTTTCTAAAAAGAGAATCTTATTAGCCATTAAAGAAATACCGGAAATTTTCGTAGATGCTACCGCAGGAGGCGGAGGGCATTTATTTTCTATAATTAACTATTACAAAACATTCTTCCCCAAAAATTTTAAAACTGCTATTTTTATTGGTTTAGATGTGGATAAGGAAGCAATTGAATATTTGGAAAAAAAGAAAATTAAATTAGGATTGAATAATCTTTTTATTCATTGGGAAAATTATTTAAATATTAGGGAATTATTTTCTGCTTTTTATCCTCAAAAAAAACCTTGTCGAATTTTATTTGATTTAGGTATCTCTTACTATCAAGCAAAAAGTGCTCTCCGAGGTTTTTCTTACGACAGTAACGGGATAATCGACATGCGTTTTGATCAGATTCGTCAAACAAAGAAGGCCTTAGATCTTATTAGAGAATTAAATTTGAATAAACTGAAAGAAATTTTAAAAAAATTTGGCGAAGAGGTCAACGCCGAAAGAATTGCTAAGAAAATTTTTCAACAAAAGAAAGAAATTAAGACTACTTATGATTTAAAAAGAATTGTTCTTTCGGTAAGCGGAAAAAAAAGTATACCTCGGGTTTTTCAAGCCTTTAGAATATTTGTAAATAACGAATTAGAAAATTTAAAGACTGGTTTAAAAGAAGCTTTTTTACTTTTAAAAAACGAAGGAAGATTAGCGGTAATTACTTATCATTCTTTGGAAGATAGAATTGTAAAGAATTCTTTTAATCTTTGGGAAAAAGAAAAAAAAGGTAGAAAGCTCACCCCTAAACCAATCGTTGCCTCTTTTGGTGAAATCGAAAATAATAGAGCAGCCCGAAGTGGAAAGTTAAGGGTATTTCTGAAATATGAAGAGAATTAATTTAATTATTTTCTTTATTTTTCTCTCAGGATTTTTTCAATTAATTTTAGTCTATAGAAATTTTCGATTGATGAATGAAATCGCCAACTTGGAAGAGAAGAAAAAACTTCTAATTATTAGGATTAAAAAAGAGAATGTTTATCTTGATAGTTTATCTATCTTTTCCTCTTTTCTTCAAGAAAAGAGTTTAGAAATGAAATTTGCTGAGCTTTTTAGAAAAGATTC
This genomic stretch from candidate division WOR-3 bacterium harbors:
- the rsmI gene encoding 16S rRNA (cytidine(1402)-2'-O)-methyltransferase; the encoded protein is MSGILYLVATPIGNLKDITLRALEILKEVSYIVCEDTRRTKILLDHYQIKKPLISYNEHNKFNKTPEIIQLLKKGESLAFVSDAGTPVISDPGYYLVREVIKEGIKISPIPGPAAMIAGLIVSGLPSDRFAFEGFLPKREGRKRKKLLNLVNEERTMVFYESPYRIMRTLNTFLEIFGDREIALCRELTKKFEEVLRGKISEIIEILKKRLEKQERIKGEIVLIVKGKEE
- a CDS encoding Mur ligase family protein produces the protein MNSYKKAINFLSSLINYERKKANYNDFKLIRFLNFLSEIGDPHRFLKNPILIAGTKGKGSTASILGNCLKECGYKVGIYTSPHLISLRERIQFQNHPIEKEEFTELTFYLKKLIKMHKLTFFESLTAIAFLFFLRKPHDFVILEVGLGGRLDATNVVNPIISIITRIDYDHTEILGKTLSRIAYEKAGIIHTEVPLITFHQRKSVDRVFQKVCNKKNSKIFYSDDYFSFHLLEISTKGTTFFVNFLKETFENNFKEDIIHTNLIGEFQKENIGLVLTTLLLLSKNHKLINYSAIKRAINNVPLLGRISYISYNGGFLIIDTAHNPISIKSLKETLTKINNSKKYYFLFGVSKDKDSYKMLKFLKPVSQEIVFTKAKTKRATPLNKLKELAKKIKLKHTAFSSVKKAFNYVFKKANKEKKLLIITGSFYLAGEILKSLFHNKK
- the rsmH gene encoding 16S rRNA (cytosine(1402)-N(4))-methyltransferase RsmH: MVGFVEESFHIPVMLKEVIDFFFLSPQELMERYFSKKRILLAIKEIPEIFVDATAGGGGHLFSIINYYKTFFPKNFKTAIFIGLDVDKEAIEYLEKKKIKLGLNNLFIHWENYLNIRELFSAFYPQKKPCRILFDLGISYYQAKSALRGFSYDSNGIIDMRFDQIRQTKKALDLIRELNLNKLKEILKKFGEEVNAERIAKKIFQQKKEIKTTYDLKRIVLSVSGKKSIPRVFQAFRIFVNNELENLKTGLKEAFLLLKNEGRLAVITYHSLEDRIVKNSFNLWEKEKKGRKLTPKPIVASFGEIENNRAARSGKLRVFLKYEEN